A stretch of Elgaria multicarinata webbii isolate HBS135686 ecotype San Diego chromosome 5, rElgMul1.1.pri, whole genome shotgun sequence DNA encodes these proteins:
- the LOC134399617 gene encoding olfactory receptor 5V1-like — protein sequence MENQTFIEEFVFMGFSNHPDHYILFFLVFLAIYSITLVGNTLILTLIRTDLTLHTPMYYFLSILSFLDICYTSATVPLMLANFFRSRKTISYAGCVAQLFFLITCAGTECVLLAVMAYDRYVAICSPLHYSSIMSKRACVKMAAFSWLCGVTNSLVHTLLTLSLTICKSHELNHFFCDVPLLLKLSCSDTSINEAVLHLASALIGLSPCLFTLVSYIHIISTILKINSSKGRAKAFSTCASHLTVVVIFYGTANFNYNRPSSGYSLDLDTLVSSLYCIVTPMLNPIIYSLRNKEVKAGLMRMTTKYFSSSARPALPNLMTSKSFRL from the coding sequence ATGGAAAACCAAACCTTCATAGAGGAATTTGTCTTTATGGGTTTTTCAAACCACCCTGACCACTACATTCTCTTCTTTTTAGTATTTTTAGCCATCTACTCAATAACTCTAGTAGGAAACACTCTGATCCTAACCCTGATTAGAACTGATCTGACTCTTCACACCCCTATGTACTATTTTCTCAGCATCTTGTCATTTCTGGACATTTGTTATACCTCTGCCACAGTCCCCCTTATGCTGGCTAACTTCTTTCGGTCAAGGAAAACAATCTCATATGCAGGATGTGTTGCCCAGCTGTTCTTCCTCATCACTTGTGCAGGAACAGAATGTGTACTGTTGGCAGTCATGGCATACGACCGATATGTGGCTATCTGTAGCCCCTTGCATTACTCTAGCATCATGAGCAAAAGGGCTTGCGTGAAGATGGCAGCATTCTCCTGGTTGTGTGGTGTGACAAACTCGCTGGTGCACACCCTCCTCACATTGTCCTTAACCATTTGCAAGTCCCATGAGCTCAACCACTTCTTCTGTGATGTCCCCTTGCTTCTGAAGCTCTCTTGTTCAGACACTTCCATCAATGAAGCTGTGCTCCATCTAGCCAGTGCCTTGATAGGACTCAGCCCCTGCCTCTTCACTCTGGTCTCCTACATCCACATTATCAGCACCATCCTGAAGATCAACTCCTCCAAGGGCAGAGCTAAGGCTTTTTCCACCTGTGCTTCACACCTGACTGTGGTCGTGATATTCTATGGTACTGCCAATTTCAATTATAACAGGCCCAGTTCAGGGTACTCCCTGGATTTAGATACTTTGGTTTCTTCTCTGTACTGCATTGTAACACCCATGTTAAATCCAATTATCTATAGTCTAAGAAATAAAGAGGTAAAGGCTGGCCTGATGAGAATGACCACGAAGTATTTTTCCTCTTCAGCTAggccagccttacccaacctgatgacctccaaAAGTTTTAGACTATAA